From Nostoc flagelliforme CCNUN1, a single genomic window includes:
- a CDS encoding two-partner secretion domain-containing protein, with protein sequence MSGLGFTHWGTSVAIAVGVSLCTIDYANAQITPDGTLPNNTSVTREGNTFNITGGTQAGGNLFHSFGEFSVNTGGTASFNNALDIQNIISRVTGGSVSNIDGLIRASGTANLFLINPNGIIFGKNASLKVGGSFVATTANALQFGNQGFFSASTPNTPALLTVNPNAFLFNQIASQPITSQARLRVPSGKSLLLVGGNVSLNNSGLNAEKIELGGVAGSGTIGLNYDSPDGSNLSLNFPNGVERADVSIAAGCIPDFGSCVAGSNIAINARNIDFSGESTEIGENVTLNATNAIGVSNFGSIRTTNNLNILTRTLSVSNGVLGGANNTKIQANESVFITNGGSIQNSTGGDINIETKSLTLTNEASVNTDVFGDIFDSTTGFTTAGDITVKANSIFLDNSSITALADSDANRAGNIQLNAADSINLVNQSSILSTVKYSGNAGNINLAARTIALDNSRLSTETAIGNSGNIFVQGQDAISLFNSGIYADVQGVATEAEGDGGNITIDAGSLVTEGTKLSTSLTEGGFFPGARGKAGNVSLDIRGNTSLSNSRILSTVERDAQGESGKITIQAGSLSLINNTELQTLLRETDGELPGGVGKGGDIDINVRDGVTLAGGSGILGSVGTGAQGQGGGIKIRAGSLSLTEGARLDTSTAGQGDAGQISLQVADSVSLSNNAKIRSTVEAEAIGQGNDIEIVARSLSVTNGAQLSASTSGQGNAGNIQINAANGSVRVSDPLSRLLTQTNSNNGQGGAISVNTSTFQIANNADLNATTTAGSPGGKITVNANTFDAVSGGQLVTTAFGSGRAGDIVVNATDSVNISGSNPYFNNQVSVNSDAGASGFFARTTGAGTAGDLTITTEQLLMQDGAQVSASTSGQGAGGTLTVNAPQSVKLIGTGSRLTTETTNAGSGGKLQITTGQLLVQDGAEVSASTAGAGFGGTLTVNAPTGFVKVIDAGSSLSARSTDVGSAGNLTITTGQLQVLDGAEVTVSAPNRLAGNLTVRADSIRLDNQGKLTAVTGAGNGGNINLLDLDLLLMRRNSLISAEALGTANGGNITINAKDGFVVAVPEENSDIVANASFGNGGNINITTQGIYGLEYRPKLTELSDITASSQFGVNGTVELNTPGIDPTSGLVELPTIAVATEVAQVCDSPDYAQSSFTITGRGGLPPNPTKDVLPNDTVEVGWVALKPSSDSSNPPVTTNPVTSTPERIVEANGWVVNEKGEVVLTANVPAGGHGSWQKDVSCSATHAHQ encoded by the coding sequence ATGTCAGGTTTGGGTTTTACTCATTGGGGTACTTCAGTGGCTATCGCTGTCGGTGTCAGCCTTTGTACCATTGATTATGCGAACGCTCAAATTACTCCAGATGGTACTTTACCTAATAACACTAGCGTCACAAGAGAGGGTAACACCTTTAACATTACTGGAGGAACTCAAGCTGGCGGTAATTTGTTTCACAGTTTTGGCGAGTTTTCTGTGAATACTGGTGGCACTGCTTCTTTTAATAATGCTTTAGATATTCAAAATATCATTAGTAGAGTAACGGGTGGGTCAGTCTCTAACATCGATGGTTTAATCCGCGCATCGGGTACAGCTAACCTGTTTCTGATTAATCCGAATGGGATTATTTTTGGTAAAAATGCCAGTTTAAAAGTCGGAGGTTCATTTGTTGCCACGACTGCTAATGCGCTTCAGTTTGGCAACCAAGGTTTTTTCAGTGCTTCCACTCCGAATACTCCTGCACTTTTGACGGTAAATCCGAATGCGTTTCTCTTCAATCAAATTGCGTCTCAGCCAATTACAAGTCAAGCCAGACTCCGGGTTCCTAGTGGTAAAAGTTTGTTACTAGTTGGTGGGAATGTCAGTCTGAATAATAGTGGATTGAATGCTGAAAAAATTGAGTTAGGCGGGGTAGCAGGTTCTGGCACAATTGGGCTGAATTATGACAGCCCTGATGGCAGCAACCTCAGTTTAAATTTCCCCAATGGGGTAGAGCGGGCTGATGTATCCATTGCAGCAGGCTGTATACCTGACTTTGGTAGCTGTGTGGCAGGCAGTAATATTGCCATCAACGCTAGGAACATAGATTTTAGCGGTGAAAGTACTGAGATTGGTGAAAACGTTACCCTCAATGCTACAAATGCAATTGGAGTCAGTAATTTTGGTTCGATTAGAACCACTAATAACCTTAACATTCTGACGCGGACTCTCTCCGTATCAAATGGGGTTTTGGGGGGTGCCAATAATACAAAGATCCAGGCGAATGAATCTGTCTTTATTACCAACGGTGGCTCGATCCAGAATAGTACTGGCGGCGACATTAACATTGAGACCAAGTCTTTGACTTTAACGAACGAGGCATCTGTGAACACTGATGTCTTTGGTGACATCTTCGATTCAACGACAGGTTTCACGACTGCCGGAGATATTACCGTCAAAGCTAATTCAATCTTTTTGGACAATAGTTCAATCACCGCTCTTGCTGATAGTGATGCCAATCGTGCAGGCAATATTCAGCTCAATGCTGCTGATTCGATTAATTTGGTAAATCAAAGCTCGATACTCTCAACAGTTAAATACAGTGGCAATGCAGGCAATATTAATCTTGCAGCACGAACCATTGCTTTGGACAACTCCAGATTGAGTACTGAAACAGCAATAGGGAATTCTGGCAATATCTTTGTGCAAGGTCAAGACGCTATTTCTCTATTTAATAGCGGCATTTATGCTGATGTGCAAGGTGTAGCCACGGAAGCAGAGGGTGATGGCGGTAACATTACAATTGATGCCGGCTCACTTGTGACAGAAGGAACTAAATTGTCAACCAGTCTCACTGAGGGAGGTTTTTTCCCAGGAGCACGGGGTAAGGCAGGGAATGTGAGTCTTGATATTCGTGGGAACACGTCGCTCTCCAATAGCCGTATCTTAAGCACGGTGGAGCGGGATGCACAAGGCGAGAGTGGCAAAATTACGATTCAGGCTGGGTCGCTTTCCCTGATAAATAATACTGAGCTACAGACTTTGCTGCGCGAAACTGACGGTGAATTGCCGGGGGGAGTCGGTAAGGGTGGAGACATTGATATTAATGTCCGCGATGGTGTTACGTTAGCTGGAGGCAGTGGGATTTTGGGCAGTGTGGGAACTGGTGCTCAAGGTCAAGGGGGCGGGATCAAGATTAGGGCTGGTTCCCTTTCCTTAACTGAAGGCGCTCGCTTGGATACCAGCACTGCCGGACAGGGGGATGCAGGTCAAATTTCTTTGCAGGTGGCTGATTCTGTCTCCCTCAGCAATAATGCCAAAATCCGCAGTACAGTAGAAGCAGAAGCCATAGGTCAGGGCAATGACATTGAGATTGTGGCTAGATCGCTCTCTGTTACAAATGGCGCTCAACTGTCTGCCAGTACATCGGGACAGGGTAATGCTGGCAATATTCAGATCAATGCTGCTAACGGCTCGGTTAGAGTGTCTGACCCCTTGAGTCGATTATTAACTCAGACAAATTCCAATAATGGTCAGGGAGGTGCAATTTCAGTCAACACCAGCACCTTCCAGATTGCAAATAATGCAGATTTGAATGCCACGACTACGGCTGGTAGCCCAGGTGGCAAAATTACAGTCAATGCCAATACCTTTGATGCGGTCAGTGGTGGGCAGCTTGTCACGACCGCCTTTGGCAGTGGGCGTGCTGGTGATATTGTAGTCAATGCCACTGATAGCGTTAACATCTCAGGCAGTAATCCCTACTTCAATAACCAAGTTAGCGTTAATAGTGATGCCGGTGCCAGTGGCTTTTTTGCTCGGACTACTGGTGCCGGAACTGCTGGAGACTTGACAATTACCACAGAGCAGTTGCTGATGCAGGATGGCGCACAAGTATCAGCTTCGACTTCAGGTCAGGGTGCGGGAGGAACTTTGACCGTGAATGCGCCACAGTCGGTGAAACTAATTGGTACTGGTAGTCGCTTAACCACTGAGACTACAAATGCAGGATCTGGTGGAAAATTGCAAATTACCACAGGGCAGTTGCTGGTGCAGGATGGCGCAGAGGTATCGGCTTCGACTGCGGGTGCTGGTTTCGGAGGAACTTTGACCGTGAATGCACCAACTGGGTTTGTCAAAGTAATTGACGCTGGTAGTAGCTTATCTGCTCGGAGTACCGATGTTGGTTCTGCTGGAAACTTGACAATAACAACCGGGCAATTGCAAGTTCTAGATGGGGCGGAAGTAACTGTGAGCGCTCCTAATAGGCTGGCAGGCAATTTGACAGTCAGGGCTGATTCGATTCGCTTGGACAACCAAGGAAAACTCACAGCTGTAACAGGAGCGGGGAACGGTGGAAATATAAACCTATTGGACTTGGACTTATTACTAATGCGTCGCAACAGCCTGATATCCGCCGAAGCTCTCGGCACGGCAAATGGCGGCAATATCACAATCAATGCTAAAGATGGCTTTGTTGTTGCTGTACCAGAGGAAAATAGCGACATCGTTGCCAATGCCTCCTTTGGAAACGGAGGTAATATTAATATCACCACTCAAGGTATCTACGGATTAGAGTACCGTCCCAAGCTGACAGAGTTAAGTGACATCACTGCCAGTTCCCAGTTTGGTGTAAACGGCACTGTAGAACTCAACACACCTGGTATCGACCCCACCAGTGGCTTAGTTGAGCTACCCACAATAGCTGTAGCAACTGAAGTAGCCCAAGTCTGCGATAGTCCAGATTATGCTCAAAGCAGCTTTACTATTACCGGACGAGGCGGCTTACCTCCTAATCCCACTAAGGATGTTCTTCCGAACGACACAGTAGAAGTCGGTTGGGTGGCGCTCAAACCTAGCAGCGATAGCAGCAATCCACCTGTTACGACTAATCCAGTTACTAGCACACCAGAACGTATTGTAGAAGCAAATGGATGGGTGGTAAACGAAAAGGGAGAGGTGGTACTTACAGCTAATGTACCTGCTGGTGGTCATGGTTCATGGCAGAAAGATGTATCTTGCAGTGCAACTCATGCCCATCAGTAA
- a CDS encoding transposase family protein, giving the protein MSEILNYIEGNKKETQRLIGLEYEQLQQLIQNAERLHHEKQAVLESKKVRIIAGGGGRKPKLSIREQIILTLVYLRHMTTFQLLGIQFGVSESTANDIFNYWLPTFRKLLPSSLIEQVKKNESDLMVVKEILTDYELIVDSYEQVRERPGDNEEQEKYFSGKKSNHTFKSQMIVMPDGRDIVDVVAGEPGPKSDITIFREYRSEFDTQQRFKGDKAYLGEDLITTPIKKPRNRELTTEQKQENKVFSAKRIFVEHRIRSVKIFRVVQERFRLNPQKYQQVILTICGLVRFRIGALVLPAEIHAIAQSKINAYN; this is encoded by the coding sequence ATGAGCGAGATACTGAATTATATTGAAGGGAATAAGAAAGAAACACAGCGTTTAATTGGTCTGGAGTATGAACAGTTACAACAGTTAATCCAAAATGCGGAACGATTACATCATGAAAAACAAGCGGTCTTAGAATCAAAAAAAGTGAGAATTATTGCTGGTGGTGGAGGTCGTAAACCAAAACTATCTATTAGAGAACAAATAATTTTAACCTTGGTGTATCTCAGACACATGACGACATTTCAACTTCTTGGTATTCAGTTTGGAGTCAGTGAATCAACAGCGAATGACATATTTAATTATTGGTTGCCAACATTTAGGAAATTGCTTCCATCCAGTTTAATTGAACAAGTAAAAAAAAACGAATCTGACTTGATGGTAGTTAAAGAAATACTCACAGATTATGAATTGATTGTAGACAGCTATGAGCAAGTCAGAGAAAGACCTGGAGATAATGAGGAACAAGAAAAATATTTTTCAGGTAAGAAAAGTAATCATACCTTTAAAAGTCAAATGATTGTCATGCCTGATGGTAGAGATATCGTTGATGTTGTGGCAGGAGAACCTGGTCCAAAAAGCGATATAACAATATTTAGGGAATACCGCTCAGAGTTTGATACTCAACAAAGATTTAAAGGAGATAAAGCATATCTTGGAGAAGATTTAATTACAACTCCCATTAAAAAACCAAGAAATCGAGAACTAACAACTGAACAAAAACAAGAGAATAAAGTATTTTCAGCTAAAAGAATCTTTGTTGAGCATCGAATTCGATCAGTCAAAATATTTCGAGTTGTTCAAGAAAGGTTTAGGTTAAATCCCCAAAAGTATCAACAAGTAATTTTGACAATTTGTGGATTAGTAAGATTCCGAATTGGGGCACTTGTATTACCAGCAGAAATACACGCGATCGCCCAATCTAAAATCAACGCATATAACTAG
- a CDS encoding helix-turn-helix domain-containing protein — protein MSMVERTKISVNMNINIDTSPIATFHWNEAMGKRLRGLREESNYSRRELSERTGVSEAYIQQLESPHLYAGRSRKPKELTASRKILESLCLILKTNVAALIWDGNVGNVIISSEEGNNSLTF, from the coding sequence ATGTCAATGGTTGAGCGTACCAAAATATCAGTTAATATGAATATTAATATTGATACCTCTCCCATTGCAACTTTTCACTGGAATGAAGCAATGGGAAAAAGATTAAGAGGACTCAGAGAAGAAAGTAATTACAGCCGTAGAGAGCTTTCAGAAAGGACAGGCGTATCTGAAGCATATATTCAGCAGCTTGAATCACCTCATTTATATGCAGGAAGGTCAAGAAAGCCCAAAGAGCTTACTGCTTCTAGAAAAATATTGGAATCACTATGTCTAATCTTGAAAACAAATGTTGCTGCTTTAATCTGGGATGGGAATGTAGGAAATGTAATTATCAGTAGCGAAGAAGGAAATAACTCGTTGACATTTTAG
- a CDS encoding helix-turn-helix domain-containing protein, whose protein sequence is MKVEKRIQKEVPGLGEKIRRARKIDKRPLIELAALAGMSTPNWYAIENEEMKTLPLATLRKVEAVLGVTFGVEFDEDEDEEEQE, encoded by the coding sequence ATGAAGGTTGAAAAGCGTATTCAAAAGGAAGTTCCTGGATTAGGAGAAAAAATTCGACGTGCAAGAAAGATTGATAAACGCCCACTTATAGAATTAGCAGCCTTGGCTGGAATGAGTACCCCAAACTGGTATGCCATTGAAAATGAAGAAATGAAAACATTGCCTCTGGCAACACTCAGAAAAGTAGAAGCTGTTTTAGGTGTTACTTTTGGTGTCGAATTTGACGAGGATGAGGACGAGGAAGAACAAGAATGA